The region CATGCGATCTAGGAAGGTCTGGCCTTTTTCGGAAGTGATGCGGATGATGATGCGGTCACTGATGACCCGTGTGCCACCTGTGACGGCGCTACGGTCGCCCCCGCTTTCGCGGATGACGGGCGCGGACTCACCTGTGATAGCGGCCTCATCCACGCTGGCGATGCCCTGGATCACTTCGCCATCGGCAGGGATGACATCGCCGGCTTCACAGACGACGAGTTCGCCTTTCTCCAAAGCGGCCGCGGGCACCAGTTTTTCCTCGTTGCCGATGAGGCGGCGGGCCATGGTGTCTTTGCGGGCACGGCGCAGGCTGTCCGCCTGGGCTTTGCCACGCCCTTCGGCGACGGCTTCGGCGAAGTTGGCAAACAAGACGGTGAACCACAGCCAGACACTGAGCTGGATGATGAAGGCGCGATCTTCGCCAGCCGTAAAGATGCTGAAGGTGGTGAGCAGCGCACCGATGAGCGTCACGAACATGACGGGATTTTTCACCATCAGGCGTGGGTCGAGTTTTTTGAACGACTCGCCGAGGGCGGGGACGACAATGGAGGCGTCAAAAAGGGAACTGGGTGTGTGTGACATAAGAGTCGAGGTGAAAGGTTGATTAGAACAAGCGGCCCTGGAGCGTGAGGAAGTGCTCGACAACGGGCCCTAAGGCGAGGGCAGGGAGGAAATTCAGCGCACCGACGAGGAGGACGGTGCCGATAAGCAGCAGGGTGAAGGTGGCCCCATGGGCGGGGAAGGTGCCTGCGGTGGGCGGTGCGGCCTGCTTTTGCACCAAAGATCCTGCCAGGGCCATGATGGGCACGATCATGAGAAAGCGACCGATGAGCATGGCGAAGCCTAACGTGGTATTGTACCAGGGGGTGTTGGCCGTCAGGCCAGCGAAGGCGCTGCCGTTGTTCGCCGTGGCGGAAGAGTAGGCATACAACATCTCGCTAAAGCCATGAGGCCCTGCATTGTTCAGACCTGCCAGCCCCCAGGCGCTGACGCTTGCCCAGGCGGTGAAACCAAGGATGCTGAGCGTGAGAATGAGCAGGGTAAGCATGGCCAGCTTGACCTCCTTCGCCTGGATCTTTTTGCCGAGGTATTCCGGCGTGCGGCCCACCATGAGCCCGGCGATGAAGACGGCAAGGATGACAAAGACGAGCATGCCATAAAGACCGGCCCCGACCCCACCGATGACCACCTCGCCCAGCTCCATCATGAATAGGGGCACAAAACCCCCGAGGGCAGTGAAAGAGTCGTGCATGGAATTCACTGCGCCACAGGAGGCGGCGGTGGTGACGGTAGCGAAGAGGGCGGAATTGAAGATGCCAAAGCGCACTTCTTTGCCCTCCATGTTACCATCTGTTGTGGCGACACCAAGCTGCTGATGGATGGGGTTGCCTACGGCTTCAGCATGGGCGCAAACCAGCACCCCGCCGACAAACAGGATGATCATGGCTGCCCAGACGGCCCAGCCGTGGGCCTGATTCTTCACCATGCGTCCTAAATAATACGTTAGGCCGCTGCCGATGGCGAAGATGGAAAGCATCTGCACGAGATTGGAAAGAGGGGTGGGGTTTTCAAAAGGGTGAGCGGCGTTCGCATTCACAAAACCGCCGCCATTGGTGCCCAGCATCTTGATGGCGACCTGGGAGGCCATGGGGCCTTGGGCGATGAGTTGTTCTGTCCCTTCCAGTGTGGTGGCCTGCGTGTAGGAATCGAAGTTCTGAATCATGCCCTGGGAAACTAGGAAGAGAGCGAAAGCAGCGCACAGGGGCAGCAGTAGGTAATAGGTGACACGGACAAGGTCGGCCCAGAAATTGCCCAAGGTCTTCGCGGAACTGCGGGCAATCCCACGCACCAAAGCAGCGGCAATGCCGATGCCGGTGGCGGCCGAGACGAAGTTATGAAACGTCAGGCCCACCATCTGGCTGAAGTAGGAGAGGGTGGCCTCGCCGCCATAGCTCTGCCAGTTGGTGTTGGTGGTGAAACTGACGGCGGTGTTAAAAGCCAGGTGTGGGCTGAGAGCGGGCAGGCCCTGGGGATTCCATGGCAGCAGGTGCTGGCAGCGCAGGATGAGGTAGGTGAAAACGATGCCGACAAGGCTGAAGGCGAGCATGGAAAGCGTGTACTGCTTCCAATTTTGCTCGCGCTGAGGATCGGTGCCCAGGCTGCGATAGGTGAGTTTTTCGATGGGTTTCAGGATGGGGTCCAGCCAGGTGCGGCCCTGGGCATCCAGCACCTGCATGAGGTAGAGGCCCATGGGCTTGGTGATGAGGGCGAGGAGACCCAGAAATAGGGCGAGTTGCAGCCAGTCGTTCGTGTGCATGGTCGTGAGGGATTAGAATTTTTCGGGGCGCAGCATGGCTACCAGCAGGTAGGCCAGCAGAGCCGTGGCGATGAGTGCGATGAAGAAGGTTTCCATGGCGGGGAGGAATTAGAGGCTTTCGATGACGCGGGCGTAGAAGACACAGAGGACGATGATGGCGACGGAGAGGCCGAGGTAGAGGAGGTCAATCATGGGCAGAGAGCTTGCGGCTCGGGGATAAGATTCCC is a window of Prosthecobacter dejongeii DNA encoding:
- the kdpA gene encoding potassium-transporting ATPase subunit KdpA, whose amino-acid sequence is MHTNDWLQLALFLGLLALITKPMGLYLMQVLDAQGRTWLDPILKPIEKLTYRSLGTDPQREQNWKQYTLSMLAFSLVGIVFTYLILRCQHLLPWNPQGLPALSPHLAFNTAVSFTTNTNWQSYGGEATLSYFSQMVGLTFHNFVSAATGIGIAAALVRGIARSSAKTLGNFWADLVRVTYYLLLPLCAAFALFLVSQGMIQNFDSYTQATTLEGTEQLIAQGPMASQVAIKMLGTNGGGFVNANAAHPFENPTPLSNLVQMLSIFAIGSGLTYYLGRMVKNQAHGWAVWAAMIILFVGGVLVCAHAEAVGNPIHQQLGVATTDGNMEGKEVRFGIFNSALFATVTTAASCGAVNSMHDSFTALGGFVPLFMMELGEVVIGGVGAGLYGMLVFVILAVFIAGLMVGRTPEYLGKKIQAKEVKLAMLTLLILTLSILGFTAWASVSAWGLAGLNNAGPHGFSEMLYAYSSATANNGSAFAGLTANTPWYNTTLGFAMLIGRFLMIVPIMALAGSLVQKQAAPPTAGTFPAHGATFTLLLIGTVLLVGALNFLPALALGPVVEHFLTLQGRLF
- the kdpF gene encoding K(+)-transporting ATPase subunit F, with protein sequence METFFIALIATALLAYLLVAMLRPEKF